One stretch of Verrucomicrobiales bacterium DNA includes these proteins:
- a CDS encoding universal stress protein, which translates to MKTSSQRSRETSRKAGGVARRGAKAQIIEMVPAKLRLASILVPLDFSKESEKALRYAVTFAEQFGARLILLNVVEPLPFADLGAIPLVMENEAVMAACQAKLEGVVSRHRLPERLIEKRLVRSGQAFREIVEAARTLKADLIIISTHGYTGFQHVLLGSTAERVVRHAPCPVLVVRTHEKEFV; encoded by the coding sequence ATGAAAACATCCAGCCAACGCTCCCGGGAGACCTCAAGGAAGGCCGGAGGCGTTGCGCGTCGCGGCGCGAAGGCCCAGATCATCGAGATGGTGCCGGCCAAGCTCCGGCTGGCATCGATTCTTGTGCCTCTGGATTTCTCCAAGGAATCGGAGAAGGCACTGCGCTATGCGGTTACCTTCGCCGAGCAATTTGGCGCTCGCTTGATCCTTCTCAACGTGGTTGAGCCGCTCCCGTTCGCTGATCTGGGGGCGATCCCGTTGGTGATGGAGAACGAGGCGGTGATGGCGGCCTGCCAAGCCAAGCTGGAGGGGGTGGTTTCGCGGCATCGCCTTCCGGAGAGATTGATCGAGAAGCGTTTGGTCCGTAGCGGTCAGGCGTTCCGGGAGATCGTCGAGGCGGCGCGCACTCTGAAGGCTGATCTCATCATCATTTCGACCCACGGTTACACTGGATTCCAACATGTGCTGCTCGGGAGCACCGCTGAGCGGGTGGTCCGACACGCGCCTTGCCCGGTGCTGGTTGTTCGGACCCACGAGAAGGAATTTGTGTGA
- a CDS encoding radical SAM protein, producing MVSCVTEPTEFIPDQSPRSAVTAFGCARDFQDNQFVYTVVSPRARGLSVGVNLNPGRDCNYDCVYCEVDRTRVRPELKLEIPRMQDELERMMRFVLAGRLRERPDYQKLPDELLTLRHVALSGDGEPTLSPLFPEALESVIHLRACRRVPFFKIVVITNTSGLGQPRVDESLELLTLHDEVWAKLDAGTEEHLQRVNHTDRSLERIMESILTLARKRPVVIQSLFAAVRGVDPSASEIEAYVSRLAELKRAGAQIPLVQIYSATRPTTHPGCGHLSLRQLARIAQRVREGAGLRVEVY from the coding sequence ATGGTAAGTTGCGTCACAGAACCTACAGAGTTCATTCCGGATCAGTCGCCTCGCAGTGCCGTCACGGCGTTCGGCTGCGCCCGGGATTTTCAGGACAACCAATTTGTCTACACCGTGGTATCTCCACGCGCCCGCGGCCTTTCGGTTGGGGTGAACCTGAACCCGGGCCGCGACTGCAACTATGACTGTGTCTATTGCGAAGTCGATCGCACCCGTGTGCGGCCCGAGCTGAAGCTCGAGATCCCCCGGATGCAGGATGAATTGGAGCGGATGATGCGGTTTGTGCTCGCGGGAAGGCTCCGTGAGCGACCGGACTACCAGAAGCTTCCCGATGAGCTGCTGACCCTGCGCCATGTCGCGTTGAGCGGCGACGGGGAGCCCACCCTGTCTCCCTTATTCCCAGAAGCTCTTGAATCCGTAATCCATTTGCGCGCCTGTCGGCGGGTTCCATTCTTCAAGATTGTGGTCATCACGAACACCTCCGGCCTGGGGCAGCCGAGGGTGGATGAGAGCCTGGAACTTCTGACGTTGCACGATGAGGTTTGGGCCAAACTGGATGCTGGCACGGAGGAGCATCTCCAGCGAGTCAACCACACGGACCGATCGCTCGAGCGGATCATGGAGAGCATTCTGACCCTCGCGCGAAAACGACCGGTGGTGATCCAGAGTCTGTTCGCCGCCGTCCGCGGGGTCGATCCGTCGGCTTCGGAGATTGAGGCTTACGTTTCCAGGCTGGCCGAGCTTAAGCGCGCGGGTGCCCAAATCCCCCTGGTCCAGATTTACTCTGCCACCCGTCCCACCACCCACCCAGGCTGTGGTCATCTCTCGCTCCGCCAGCTGGCCCGTATCGCACAACGCGTGCGAGAAGGTGCTGGACTTCGTGTGGAAGTCTATTGA
- a CDS encoding sigma-54-dependent Fis family transcriptional regulator: MDKLLLIDDEADVRYSFTRIFDSPDIEILTAASGEEGLELVPKVRPDLVLMDIRMAGIGGLETLRRLRAIDAKLPVIMMTAYGSTQTVIEAMKLGAYDYLLKPFDVPRLKEVIHAALKASRDMRRMVSYEPLLETEDYDLGIIGRSQPMQEVFKLIGQLAGTDATALITGESGTGKELVARAIYHHSRRSTQPFLAINCAAIPENLLESELFGHEKGAFTGATGQRIGKFEQCHQGTIFLDEIGDMALPTQTKILRVLQSGTFERVGGNQSVQVNVRVIAATNRPLEQAVADRQFREDLFFRLNVVRIHLPALRERRADIRLLVDYFLKKLVERQGLPPRAISSDALSVLESYSWPGNVRELENAIQRALVVCKSDVILPRDLPPELTNSKPLEASSPVASAGASLATTSDSSGPLDLPSLARALFHMARSQSKLKVLPAVERELIIQALVETKGNQVQAAKLLGITRATLRKRVEKFEIRKELAIN, translated from the coding sequence ATGGATAAACTGCTCCTTATTGATGACGAAGCTGATGTTCGCTACTCGTTCACCCGCATTTTTGATTCTCCGGATATCGAGATCTTAACCGCTGCCAGCGGGGAGGAAGGACTGGAGTTGGTGCCGAAGGTGCGTCCCGACCTGGTTTTGATGGACATTCGGATGGCTGGCATCGGTGGCTTGGAGACCCTGCGCCGGCTTCGGGCGATCGATGCGAAGCTGCCGGTGATCATGATGACCGCCTATGGCAGCACGCAGACGGTGATCGAGGCGATGAAGTTGGGGGCCTACGACTATCTGCTCAAGCCCTTTGATGTTCCCCGTCTCAAGGAAGTGATCCACGCGGCTTTGAAGGCCTCCCGGGACATGCGGCGGATGGTGTCCTACGAGCCGCTGTTGGAGACCGAGGACTACGATCTCGGCATCATCGGACGTAGTCAGCCCATGCAGGAGGTCTTCAAGCTGATCGGCCAGCTGGCGGGTACTGACGCCACCGCGCTGATCACGGGCGAGAGCGGTACCGGCAAGGAATTGGTTGCGCGGGCCATTTATCATCACAGCCGCCGGAGCACGCAGCCTTTCTTGGCGATCAACTGCGCTGCGATTCCGGAGAACCTGCTGGAGAGCGAGTTGTTCGGGCACGAGAAAGGCGCATTTACGGGTGCGACTGGACAACGCATTGGCAAGTTCGAGCAGTGTCATCAGGGAACCATCTTCCTGGACGAGATCGGGGACATGGCGCTTCCGACTCAAACCAAAATCCTGCGCGTTCTGCAGTCGGGAACCTTTGAGCGGGTGGGTGGCAATCAATCGGTCCAGGTCAATGTCCGGGTGATTGCGGCGACCAATCGTCCGCTGGAGCAAGCGGTGGCGGATCGTCAGTTTCGTGAGGATCTTTTCTTTCGTCTGAACGTTGTTCGGATCCATTTGCCAGCCTTGCGCGAGCGAAGGGCCGACATCCGTTTGTTGGTTGACTACTTTCTAAAGAAATTGGTGGAGCGGCAGGGCCTGCCTCCGCGTGCGATTTCGAGTGATGCCCTTTCCGTTCTCGAATCTTACTCATGGCCGGGCAACGTGCGGGAGCTGGAGAATGCCATCCAGCGTGCGTTGGTGGTTTGCAAGAGCGATGTCATTTTGCCTCGGGACTTGCCGCCTGAGCTCACCAATTCCAAACCTTTGGAGGCCAGCTCGCCGGTTGCCTCGGCGGGAGCATCCCTCGCCACGACGTCCGATTCCTCGGGGCCTCTCGACCTTCCCTCCTTGGCGCGCGCCCTGTTCCATATGGCTCGCAGTCAGTCCAAGTTGAAAGTATTGCCTGCGGTGGAGCGCGAGTTGATCATTCAGGCGCTGGTGGAGACCAAGGGGAATCAGGTGCAGGCCGCCAAGTTGCTGGGCATCACCCGGGCCACCCTGCGCAAGCGAGTCGAGAAATTCGAGATTCGCAAAGAGTTGGCGATCAATTAG
- a CDS encoding ACT domain-containing protein: protein MHCTIERQLSVAIENQPGRLAAVCRLLAANHINIRDLTVVDNIEQGMIRFITSDSTRCKALLTQEGLYVVEAEVLVTILKDFPGELARISEVLGAAHINIDYAYGTEDSSEKEMRVVLKVSQLQRAREILATA, encoded by the coding sequence ATGCACTGCACCATTGAACGACAACTTTCTGTGGCGATCGAGAATCAGCCCGGGCGACTCGCAGCGGTCTGCCGACTGCTCGCGGCAAACCACATCAACATCCGCGATCTCACGGTGGTCGATAACATCGAGCAGGGGATGATCCGCTTTATCACCAGCGATTCCACTCGGTGCAAGGCCCTCCTGACCCAGGAAGGATTGTATGTCGTCGAAGCCGAGGTCCTGGTCACGATCCTGAAAGACTTTCCAGGAGAGCTGGCCCGGATCTCGGAGGTGCTGGGAGCGGCTCATATCAACATTGACTACGCCTATGGAACGGAGGATTCGTCAGAAAAGGAGATGCGCGTGGTACTAAAGGTGTCGCAGCTCCAGCGTGCGAGAGAAATCCTCGCCACCGCATGA